One genomic window of Vibrio ziniensis includes the following:
- a CDS encoding low molecular weight protein-tyrosine-phosphatase, whose translation MTKILVVCMGNICRSPTGEAVLRKKAAELELAVEVDSAGTIGHHEGALPDKRARAAGERRGYSFSGILARKVTKRDFEDFDYILAADHENLEDLMLLCPKQLQYKLSLFLDHGESNYEEIPDPYYGGEQGFELVLDLIEEASEQFLLHLKQRGQR comes from the coding sequence ATGACGAAAATTTTAGTGGTTTGTATGGGGAATATTTGTCGTTCACCAACTGGAGAAGCGGTTTTAAGAAAAAAGGCAGCAGAATTAGAACTAGCGGTTGAAGTTGACTCCGCAGGTACTATTGGTCATCACGAAGGTGCGTTACCAGACAAGCGAGCAAGAGCTGCCGGAGAGCGAAGAGGTTATTCATTTTCAGGCATACTAGCTCGCAAAGTGACAAAAAGAGATTTCGAGGATTTTGACTATATATTGGCCGCAGATCATGAAAATTTGGAAGACCTTATGCTGCTCTGCCCGAAACAATTGCAATACAAATTATCATTATTTCTGGATCACGGAGAATCGAACTATGAAGAAATTCCTGACCCATATTATGGTGGTGAACAAGGTTTTGAATTAGTGCTCGATCTGATTGAAGAGGCTTCTGAGCAGTTTCTACTGCATCTGAAGCAAAGAGGCCAGCGTTAA
- the cobO gene encoding cob(I)yrinic acid a,c-diamide adenosyltransferase, translated as MSSDDIKQERHKARQQKVKEKVDSRVAAAQEVKGLLLVITGNGKGKSTSGFGTIARAVGHNKKCAVAQFIKGTWDNGERNLLEKLGVEFQVMATGFTWDTQNKESDTAAAQLVWQQCKRMLKDESIDVILFDELTYMVNYGYIELDEVVEALSNRPHMQSVIITGRAAHRTLIDMADTVSEVKNTKHAFEAGIKALQGIDW; from the coding sequence ATGTCCAGCGATGATATAAAACAAGAGCGCCACAAAGCTCGCCAGCAGAAAGTGAAAGAAAAGGTTGACTCAAGAGTGGCCGCAGCCCAAGAAGTAAAAGGATTACTGCTCGTAATTACCGGCAATGGCAAAGGTAAATCGACTTCTGGTTTCGGTACAATAGCTCGCGCTGTTGGGCACAATAAAAAATGTGCTGTTGCTCAGTTTATTAAAGGAACTTGGGATAATGGCGAGCGAAACTTACTTGAAAAATTGGGCGTAGAGTTTCAAGTGATGGCAACTGGATTCACCTGGGATACACAGAATAAAGAGAGTGATACAGCTGCAGCACAACTCGTATGGCAACAATGTAAACGAATGCTTAAGGATGAATCTATCGATGTCATTCTATTTGATGAGCTGACGTATATGGTTAACTACGGTTATATCGAATTGGACGAAGTAGTCGAAGCACTTAGCAACAGGCCGCATATGCAGTCGGTGATCATTACAGGTAGAGCGGCTCATCGAACCTTAATCGACATGGCAGATACCGTTTCTGAAGTAAAGAATACCAAGCACGCTTTTGAAGCAGGCATTAAAGCTCTACAAGGTATCGATTGGTAG